A single window of Colletotrichum destructivum chromosome 9, complete sequence DNA harbors:
- a CDS encoding Putative Peroxin/Ferlin domain-containing protein produces the protein MPSFRSSRRVTGLKDSDYDHEINLVNHDERVASPSIETIGGATRVSTGSQLLRDEDEEGDHDANTNANGETGHNAGHVAGSPRQSIDQEQNQHPKPAKRQKASALELQITTAATAPSIEIEGPTPHEASVPARSGTQRTRPTTAERETAVDVLWENERGCIACGVALFSGKALGNLDPSPWQNQFHKTSPTTTKTAQVPDPSWEWAWPEWRVHRPEGVAMDQFGWQYSFMFSKKFSWHGPKWWNSFVRKRCWVRKRIKKKPEDISDDPHMLNSDYFTVMPANHSRSSSVAGSRRGSISKTSVQTSMTEEEKPDIEDVRTLMAVLRASRIDREKIEAVENYLSHARDNLEHLQDEMHDIMGIFVFQASRRLLLSRLTQIYDDAVATDEQQGGLDKAKERKEHLAAAIKHADEEVKRLSYWSDVKGLAENGEAKHAVAEDEGWNEGWQGVDQSGPAHAHFGALPGSPKK, from the exons ATGCCATCGTTTCGAAGCTCTCGACGGGTTACAGGCCTGAAAGACAGTGACTACGACCACGAAATTAACCTCGTCAACCACGACGAACGCGTTGCATCGCCGAGCATTGAGACCATTGGTGGAGCTACCCGTGTCTCGACAGGATCACAACTGCTTcgggacgaagacgaagagggtgACCATGATGCCAACACAAATGCGAACGGCGAAACAGGCCACAACGCGGGCCACGTCGCCGGCTCCCCTAGGCAATCGATAGATCAAGAACAGAACCAGCACCCCAAACCCGCAAAACGACAAAAGGCGTCAGCGCTCGAGCTTCAAATTACAACGGCTGCTACGGCGCCTTCAATCGAAATCGAAG GACCTACGCCGCATGAGGCTTCAGTGCCCGCACGAAGTGGCACTCAAAGAACAAGACCGACCACGGCGGAACGGGAAACGGCCGTTGATGTGCTGTGGGAGAACGAGAGAGGTTGTATAGCTTGCGGTGTCGCCCTCTTTTCTGGGAAGGCTCTGGGTAACCTCGACCCTTCGCCATGGCAGAACCAGTTTCACAAGACGAGTCCCACAACGACGAAGACAGCCCAAGTCCCCGATCCATCCTGGGAATGGGCATGGCCTGAGTGGAGAGTACATCGTCCAGAAGGCGTGGCCATGGATCAGTTTGGGTGGCAATACTCCTTCATGTTCTCCAAGAAGTTCTCGTGGCATGGGCCAAAGTGGTGGAATTCCTTTGTTCGCAAAAGGTGCTGGGTTCGCAAGCGAatcaagaagaagcccgaggaTATTTCAGACGACCCGCATATGCTGAACTCAGACTATTTCACCGTCATGCCTGCTAATCACAGCCGCTCCTCTAGTGTTGCGGGCAGCCGGCGAGGGAGCATCAGCAAGACGAGCGTACAGACGAGCATGACtgaagaggagaagcccgATATTGAAGACGTCCGGACGTTGATGGCGGTCTTGCGAGCTTCCCGAATTGACCGCGAGAagatcgaggccgtcgaaAACTACCTATCCCATGCCAGAGACAACCTCGAGCACTTGCAGGACGAGATGCACGACATCATGGGCATCTTTGTGTTTcaggcctcgaggaggcttCTACTGAGTCGCTTGACGCAGATTTATGACGACGCAGTCGCCACAGATGAACAGCAGGGGGGATTGGACAAGGcaaaggagagaaaggaacACCTTGCCGCTGCGATTAAGCATGCTGACGAGGAGGTAAAAAGATTGTCATATTGGAGCGATGTTAAGGGTCTGGCAGAGAACGGCGAGGCTAAGCACGCTGTGGCAGAAGACGAAGGATGGAACGAGGGCTGGCAGGGCGTTGACCAGAGTGGCCCAGCCCACGCCCACTTTGGCGCCCTACCTGGGTCGCCCAAAAAGTAA